Sequence from the Prionailurus bengalensis isolate Pbe53 chromosome A3, Fcat_Pben_1.1_paternal_pri, whole genome shotgun sequence genome:
aggaagattggaagggaggagaaggaccTTTCTGGGCATTTAAGTTAAGGGTTGTATGAATAAGAGAGCAGTGAATGTGTGCCGGAAGGCCTGGTTACAAGGACCTTAACTGTGCCTGGGAGGTGGGCCCAGCAGGTCCAGTGGGAAGGAATGTCCAACAAACATACTCTGCATGTGTCCCACACAGGAGCCCAGCGCTGTGCAGGGCCTGAGGACAAAGGCTCTTCTCACAGTCAGGCAGACAACTGCAAGACACTCAGCCCACAGAGGCCAGCACGAAAACACTAGGACTAGACAGGAACTGAGTTAACAAAACACACACCACTTGACGCATATTAGAATCTTGGGGTTTGTGTTAAGCATGTAGAATTGGATCTTGTAGAGTGTTGTGAAGCACAACTAATTCCCCATTACACGAAACCGACACTGACTTTACTACAATCTTCTTCAGTTTCCACATTAGTCTTCAATCTAATAACGTACTTATAATATTTTTCCCCATAAAGATTGTGGTTTCCACAGCAGTGAAAAAAATCTGTCAACCACTCAACcatgaaggggaagagaggaattGATCCCCAATGTCCTCTGTAAGCTAGTTTGTACTGTGAAGTTTTTCCTTCACACATTCTGAATTTTGTAgagtttttaaaacaagtatCATCCCCACTCTGTTAATTATTGTAAGGCTCTGATAGATGTGTCATTGTTTTACTTGTCCCCATGTACCCTGGGAATACTTCTGAAGAGCAACCACTCGACTCAATTTAAGACAACCCTTGTTATTTTGAAACTCTAGAATAGATGCTTACAATCTCACATCTAAAGACATAATTAAGACTAGTCTCACCCctttacaaataattattaaacagCTTAGTTTCCCCACAAGACAAAACCTAGGATTATTTGCTGCCTTAAAGTTAAGGCATATTCAcccaaaattactttttttccccagagagttCTATTTACAGCAAGGTATGAATAAGTATAGATGGGAAAAAATTACTACTACAAAAATTAGAAGTCATACTACTTATAAAATCAGCAGAATCCTGCTTCCTTGTAACTTGCTCTATTTCAAAAGTTGATATCaccaattatttaaaaacagagcTCATGAGTAAAACACAGTAATGCAGGTTTCATCTATGGAAAAGttctaaaaacttaaaatgtcatcttcagatttctttggaaaaaagatcTGTGAAGTCTcaagttttgttggtttttttttttttccccaaattaggCAGATAATTCATACTCGTACTGCACACCTTTATTTCAAGGACTGAgactcacaaaagaaaaaaatgaaattctccaAGGGTAGGGGCTGTGTCTCTTACCTTGAGCCACACCCCCCCACGGTGTACAGCACAAATGAAGTATCAATAAATGTCAATTAATTGTTTGAAAGAGGTAATCTGGCACCACTAACGTTATCACTTCCAACCACACTGGCGGTGGCACAAACACCAGTGCCTTCGACAGTAAGGCACCATCTCTACCGCACAAAACACGGAACGTTCAATCATCTTTCCAAACTAAGCACTGCAGTTCTTTCTTGCCATTAGCCTTACCCATGAAAACATCTGACAGTTCTCTCTACACTTCAGTGTGAAAAGAGCCTTACAATTAAATGCTTTGAAGgaatacattttttacatttcaaaaacatACCATTCTTATTGCTCTAAGTACAGGCCATCATGGGAAAAGGCCTTCATCAGGCCCTCAAGTCTGCCCAGAACTtgacccctcccccgcccccaccagtgAGGCCCTCTCTGGTCCAGCACATGCCCCTCTGCACCCCTGGTCTCACCCCTCTCCAGTGTAATCTCAACACAGCAGCTGAACACTTCTTTCTAAGTGTCCCTCTGCTCAATGGCTTAATCCTCCAGTGGCCTGTGTCCTTCAGAGTAAGCCCACGTCCTCACAGGCCTCACCAGATCTGTCCTGTGTAGGCCCTAAAACAGCATCTAAACACTAGGATTCATTGCTCATCACCTTTATTATGTATGGCTCCCGGAGCCAAgaataatttttacctttttaaacagttaaaaaaactcaaaagtaGAATAATACCTTGTGACACGAGAAAATTACATGGAATTCAAATTGCAGTGTCCATAAAGTTACACTGGAACACAGCCAAATGTTATTGCTTATGTATTGTCTACGTCTGCTTGTGAAAAGtaccaaatatttactttctggctCTTCACATAAGGGGTTCACAgactcctgcccccgagcactcATTTTATGTAAGGAATTCGCTTTCCTATGCATCCAGAATGGTTCTAGTTATGTATTCATGGTGGCATTCAAATTACCTTCAAGAGCCTTCAGGTACAGAGGAAGGTCTGGCTGAAAAGCCTCCTGGGTCTCCAGGCCAGTGTTTCCCTGCCAGTGTGAACAGGACCAGCACTCTCACCGCAAAACTGTCCACCCACTTTCTCCTGGGCCcaggacacttttccaaagatccAAGGCTTGTGTTCTCACCTCTTCCAAGTCTTTGCCCAAATGTCACCTTATAGATGAGGCCAACCCTGACCTAGGCTTGCAGAGTGGGCCGGGCAGGTGAGAGGGATCATGGCAGAGAAAGGACCTCGCTTGGAGAGTGGGCTGGGCACGGGAGGGGACCCGGCTAGGAGAGCGGGCCCAGCAGGTGCGCGGCGCGGAGAAACAGCCCCGGGGCGCTCCatcccaccctccccgccctcctcccgATCGCCGTCCCTGGCCCAGCGACGAACCCCAAACAGCACGAGACCCACCCCGACCCTTCGGGAAAGCCAGAATGGGGCTAGATCACGTCGGCTCACCCAGACACACGAACAGCACAGACTTGGACACCGGCTCGGCCATCTTCCCGCGCTCACACCCAGGCGCCCACTGAGCGCGTAGGAACTCCTCCCGCGCAACGCAGGCGCACCTCGAGCGTCCCGCCCTCCGCACCTGCGCAGTCCTGCCTCCCTGGGCCAGGGTCCGGGCCGTGCGCCTGCGCAGTACGGAGGCGGAGGGCGGAGCGTCACTGGAGGACGGAAGAGGTTCCGCGGTGAGGGGGCGGtgtgggggcggggcccggggggGAGGTCAGGAGGCGGAGGAGGGACCTCTGGGAGGAGGACGGGCTTCGAGCGGAGGGGcggagtgggggggcggggccgtGAGTCACCTGGAAGGGGGAGGGCCCCAATGGGGGCTGATTGAGGTCCCGGGCTCTGCGCACGGATCAtctcggggtgggggagggcgccCGGGACGCATGGTGAGGGTGCGCGGACGACTGACCGATGCTAGAGGGGCCCTGAGCGGGTGCCCGAGGGTCTGCGGAGTGTAAGGGTCCCCGCGGGGCGGGTCAGGCCTCTCCCTCCTTGGCTTCAGGTGAAAGACCCCCCCAGACCTGGGCTCCCTCCCCAGACCTGGTTCCACCGCTCCAGACCTGGCCCCCCAagaccttccccccccccccagacctggGCTTCCCCCAAGACCTGGGCCTCCCCTCAGACCCGGGCCCCCCAGACCTGGGCCTGCCCCCAGACCTGCCCACCCCCagacttgcccccccccccccccagacctggGCCGCGCGGCCCAAACGCAAGGCCCGCGATCAGGGGTTGAGCGGAGTCCGCTCGGGACCAGGGAGCACTCCCCGGGCCCCCGAGACACCTGCCTCGCCCTGACCCCCAGTGCTCAGGTCACACACAACCCTCTGCCTG
This genomic interval carries:
- the ACP1 gene encoding low molecular weight phosphotyrosine protein phosphatase isoform X3, with the protein product MRPGRPPPPRDDPCAEPGTSISPHWGPPPSSDAPPSASVLRRRTARTLAQGGRTAQVRRAGRSRCACVAREEFLRAQWAPGCERGKMAEPVSKSVLFVCLGNICRSPIAEAVFRKLVTEQNLSDNWRIDSAATSTYEIGNPPDYRGQNCMRKHGIPMTHVARQVPYRNLKVHMCVLCCSGSLTAALFLTGTWAGHQIQEL